The following proteins are co-located in the Shouchella hunanensis genome:
- a CDS encoding DMT family transporter, giving the protein MLGYLFLFLAIVIEVYASIQLKHSNGLKFIVPSLLTFFGYGLAFFFLARSLIYLPMSIVFATWSGLGIASTVLFSLFFLNERVSKQSIVALTILLSGIILLNSSS; this is encoded by the coding sequence GTGCTCGGTTACCTTTTTCTCTTTCTTGCCATTGTCATTGAGGTTTATGCCTCAATTCAGTTAAAACATTCTAACGGCCTAAAATTCATTGTACCGAGTTTATTAACTTTTTTTGGATACGGTTTAGCGTTCTTTTTTCTAGCAAGATCTCTCATCTATTTACCTATGAGTATCGTTTTTGCGACATGGTCGGGCTTAGGAATAGCATCAACCGTACTGTTTTCCCTTTTTTTTCTAAACGAGCGAGTTAGTAAACAATCCATTGTGGCGTTAACGATTTTGCTTTCCGGAATTATTTTATTGAATAGTAGTTCTTAA
- a CDS encoding CGNR zinc finger domain-containing protein has product MNEMKPFELSKRTGNIGLDFINSANFHRTENHQEWFNSEMDVMKWADYTGISVEEDSGSAMSLAEMIELREVMYRLALHAIKRTIAAVDDRRTFNEWIKQAHKHTEVTQNEAGVFEKKLIGAGGLTNIAYVVVLAFGDLIMSKTIQKVKQCQSSRCEWLFIDQTKNQSKQWCSMKVCGNREKAKRFYHSTKK; this is encoded by the coding sequence ATGAACGAAATGAAACCTTTTGAATTAAGCAAACGTACTGGAAATATTGGGTTAGATTTTATCAATTCAGCAAACTTTCACCGCACTGAAAATCATCAAGAGTGGTTTAATAGTGAGATGGATGTGATGAAGTGGGCGGATTACACCGGGATTTCTGTAGAGGAAGACTCCGGCTCTGCTATGAGTTTGGCTGAAATGATTGAGTTAAGAGAAGTAATGTATCGACTAGCGCTTCATGCCATAAAGCGGACAATAGCGGCTGTAGATGATCGTCGCACATTCAATGAATGGATCAAACAAGCCCATAAGCATACGGAAGTTACACAGAATGAGGCTGGAGTATTTGAAAAGAAGTTAATAGGAGCAGGAGGGTTAACAAACATTGCTTATGTCGTCGTCCTAGCATTTGGAGACTTGATCATGTCAAAGACAATTCAGAAAGTAAAGCAATGTCAAAGTAGCCGTTGTGAGTGGCTTTTTATTGATCAAACAAAGAATCAAAGTAAACAATGGTGTTCGATGAAGGTATGTGGCAATAGAGAGAAAGCAAAACGATTTTACCATTCAACGAAAAAGTAA
- a CDS encoding serine hydrolase domain-containing protein: MKSFIFPIIFICILLVNPFLAMAASTPSGIPLEEVEDVVDQFASEHIGQSTVGASVVIVKDGEIVLAKGYGQGDVENNVPIDAETSVFEWGSISKLFVYIAVMQLVEEGKLDLQEDVRTYLPEGFLTRLHYDEPITIMHLINHQAGFEDYVFDLGYSDKALVESLEEGLKRGEPKQIYPPGEVVAYSNYSNALAGYIVELVTEQPFYEYVHDHIFSTYDEPVEAAFVPNDPTSTVETNKVNGYLPAGVGEFIEGNPFYVSIYPAGGLNGTALDLAQFALALMPEDGESTLFQSESTLEELFTQTYAPTDNFPGLAHGFWEFPGSQRTVGHGGNTAAFSSHFQLVPDERFGVIVLTNQGGELHFTQELMTTLVGLDTTKTTSSLPDTSEVSGSFQQSRKMDSSFIRLYYSLLMMSIEPHDNESIVVSFGGESAIYQQVQPYVYALDEGAPLFLTMPYLYAQMEDGELVKVSSSAGDYFPNSWMNQALLILLVVSCLYQIIAALTIPVAFLIRKIRRSNKKSTKPFIGLHLLSFALIVNVGIMAFRMLTDTARRFSEFYVQIGLNYVLLLLAFLFFFFCMKRIRREKTSKGLLFLRILSLVMFVLLASSLIYWRMLG, encoded by the coding sequence ATGAAATCATTCATCTTTCCCATTATTTTTATCTGTATTCTGTTGGTAAACCCTTTTCTCGCAATGGCTGCCTCCACCCCCTCAGGTATACCTTTAGAAGAGGTTGAAGACGTTGTTGATCAATTTGCTTCTGAGCATATTGGGCAATCCACCGTCGGAGCGAGTGTTGTCATTGTTAAAGATGGGGAGATTGTGTTAGCTAAAGGCTACGGTCAAGGGGATGTTGAAAACAACGTGCCTATTGATGCTGAAACGTCCGTTTTTGAATGGGGATCCATTAGCAAGTTGTTTGTCTACATAGCTGTGATGCAGCTTGTTGAGGAAGGAAAACTTGATTTACAAGAGGATGTACGGACGTATCTACCAGAAGGCTTTTTAACAAGGCTTCACTATGATGAGCCGATTACAATCATGCATTTAATCAATCATCAGGCTGGCTTCGAGGATTATGTCTTTGATCTTGGTTACAGTGATAAGGCACTTGTTGAATCATTGGAAGAAGGCTTAAAACGTGGTGAGCCCAAGCAGATTTATCCACCAGGTGAAGTGGTTGCTTACTCCAATTACTCGAATGCGCTAGCTGGGTACATTGTTGAACTTGTGACGGAGCAACCATTTTATGAGTATGTGCACGATCATATCTTTTCTACGTACGATGAGCCAGTAGAGGCTGCATTTGTTCCAAATGATCCGACAAGCACGGTTGAAACGAATAAAGTAAACGGATATTTGCCAGCCGGTGTAGGTGAGTTTATTGAGGGTAACCCCTTTTATGTGTCGATTTACCCTGCTGGCGGCTTAAATGGAACTGCCCTTGATTTAGCGCAGTTTGCTCTCGCCCTTATGCCGGAAGATGGCGAATCAACACTGTTTCAGTCTGAATCGACGTTAGAGGAGCTGTTTACACAAACGTATGCACCTACAGACAATTTTCCTGGATTGGCCCATGGTTTTTGGGAATTCCCAGGTTCACAAAGGACGGTCGGTCACGGCGGCAATACGGCAGCGTTCTCTAGTCATTTTCAGCTTGTTCCTGATGAACGATTTGGGGTCATTGTGTTGACGAATCAAGGTGGGGAATTGCACTTCACACAGGAGCTCATGACAACTCTAGTCGGTTTAGATACGACTAAAACAACTAGTTCCTTGCCAGACACGAGCGAAGTAAGCGGTTCCTTCCAACAGTCAAGAAAGATGGATTCCTCTTTTATTCGTCTTTATTATTCGCTCCTAATGATGTCAATTGAACCACATGACAATGAGTCGATTGTCGTCTCCTTTGGAGGTGAATCCGCCATTTACCAGCAAGTGCAACCCTATGTGTACGCATTGGATGAAGGTGCCCCACTGTTTCTAACTATGCCTTATCTTTATGCCCAAATGGAAGATGGCGAACTCGTCAAAGTATCAAGCTCAGCAGGTGATTATTTCCCTAACTCTTGGATGAATCAAGCCCTTCTTATTTTGTTGGTTGTATCTTGTCTTTATCAAATTATAGCTGCGCTAACGATTCCGGTTGCCTTTCTCATACGGAAGATACGCCGTTCAAACAAAAAAAGCACGAAACCGTTTATTGGCTTGCATCTGCTGTCGTTCGCTCTTATTGTAAATGTTGGCATCATGGCATTTCGTATGCTAACAGACACAGCAAGACGCTTTAGTGAGTTTTATGTTCAAATTGGGCTTAATTATGTGTTACTGCTTCTCGCTTTCCTATTCTTTTTCTTCTGTATGAAACGCATACGACGAGAGAAGACGAGCAAAGGGCTACTGTTTTTAAGAATACTGTCTCTTGTTATGTTTGTACTGCTTGCTAGCTCGCTTATCTATTGGAGAATGCTCGGTTGA
- a CDS encoding DUF4352 domain-containing protein — MKRTTSLIATMVAIPFILGACSDSDDDASSAPAEESSTTDDAGTDDGVEDEIADTGATTEEGEDQLDLVVGDTAIMHSNIASFEFTLNSVDMVEEIDGEMPELDGYIIASITIKNIGDEPIDALETSRTFEYTDYLEGSGMPDDSEWYDEYDGVEGEIAPGDEMTGTAVYQGYIDEENYLRVKPGLTGISAINDATFTFTRDELEN, encoded by the coding sequence ATGAAACGTACAACTAGTTTGATAGCTACAATGGTCGCTATTCCCTTTATTTTAGGTGCATGCTCCGATTCTGACGACGACGCTTCAAGCGCTCCAGCTGAAGAATCATCTACAACGGATGATGCAGGTACAGATGATGGCGTCGAGGATGAGATAGCTGACACCGGTGCTACGACAGAAGAAGGCGAAGATCAACTAGATCTTGTTGTCGGAGATACAGCCATTATGCACAGCAACATTGCTTCTTTTGAATTTACCCTTAATAGTGTGGACATGGTTGAGGAGATTGATGGGGAAATGCCGGAATTAGATGGCTATATCATTGCTTCGATTACCATTAAAAACATTGGTGATGAGCCCATTGACGCTTTGGAAACATCTCGAACGTTTGAGTACACCGATTATCTAGAAGGATCAGGCATGCCAGATGATTCTGAGTGGTACGATGAATACGACGGGGTCGAGGGAGAGATTGCTCCGGGAGATGAAATGACTGGGACGGCGGTTTATCAAGGTTATATCGATGAAGAAAATTATCTCCGCGTGAAGCCTGGTTTAACCGGTATTAGCGCCATCAACGATGCGACGTTTACATTTACCCGTGATGAATTAGAAAATTAA
- a CDS encoding AraC family transcriptional regulator, with protein sequence MAMIDVLQETIDYMETHLLEPLTISEIAKQANVSPFHFQRLFTVLTDMSVGDYLRKRRLTLAAQELVSSDLKIIDVAYKYQYETPEAFTKSFRKQHGVTPSAIRKGLGKVNAYNRLVVHVQLKGANPMRYRVVKRDEFQIIGTRRTFSLRNDKNTRDIPKMWDQAAQDGTIATLAGLNNGEIKGLLGVCVDNQVYTSIEKVEYWIAAESSASESDEFEKLVLPASTWGVFEVHGPAPSAIPKVWKEIFSEWFPSNPYEHAGTPELEVYVDEDVMKEDSYAEIWIPLK encoded by the coding sequence ATGGCAATGATTGATGTATTACAAGAAACGATTGACTATATGGAGACGCATTTGCTTGAACCACTAACAATCAGCGAGATCGCAAAACAAGCCAATGTGTCCCCGTTTCATTTTCAACGGTTGTTTACCGTGTTAACGGATATGTCTGTGGGTGACTATTTACGCAAACGGCGCTTAACATTGGCAGCACAAGAATTGGTCAGCTCAGATCTGAAAATCATTGATGTTGCGTACAAATACCAGTACGAAACGCCAGAAGCCTTTACAAAATCCTTTCGTAAGCAACACGGGGTTACACCAAGTGCCATTCGGAAAGGGCTTGGTAAGGTAAATGCGTACAATCGGCTTGTTGTGCACGTACAATTGAAGGGAGCAAATCCAATGCGCTATCGAGTAGTAAAACGAGATGAATTTCAAATAATTGGAACAAGGAGGACATTTTCACTTAGAAACGATAAAAATACGAGAGACATACCGAAGATGTGGGATCAAGCTGCACAAGATGGCACCATTGCAACCTTAGCTGGGTTAAACAATGGAGAAATTAAAGGTTTGTTGGGGGTATGTGTAGACAACCAAGTGTATACGAGTATTGAAAAAGTTGAGTATTGGATTGCGGCAGAGTCATCTGCGAGTGAATCAGACGAGTTCGAGAAGCTTGTTTTACCAGCATCCACGTGGGGCGTATTTGAAGTACACGGACCAGCTCCAAGCGCAATTCCAAAAGTATGGAAAGAGATTTTCTCAGAATGGTTCCCATCGAATCCATACGAGCACGCAGGCACTCCCGAACTTGAAGTCTATGTAGATGAAGATGTGATGAAAGAAGATTCTTATGCGGAGATTTGGATTCCGTTGAAGTGA
- a CDS encoding PH domain-containing protein, translating to MSVYKTTRDKKVITGYSSLVVGLTAIMAIFVIMDDSIGRLLFFGFLFIIGMIYFVSGMVFISYEFKEEGLVAQAGFIGRVFPYESMTAIEPMGSPFSGNERILGSSHGFTIKHTGPKGEVKISPERMEEFKRELVKRAPQLDDRMEAKVR from the coding sequence ATGAGTGTATATAAAACAACAAGAGATAAAAAAGTAATAACGGGCTACAGCAGTTTAGTGGTAGGACTGACTGCCATTATGGCGATCTTTGTAATAATGGATGATTCCATCGGACGCCTGTTGTTTTTTGGTTTTTTATTTATTATAGGCATGATTTATTTTGTATCGGGCATGGTGTTTATTTCTTATGAGTTCAAAGAAGAAGGGTTGGTTGCCCAAGCAGGCTTTATTGGCAGGGTTTTTCCCTATGAAAGCATGACAGCCATTGAGCCAATGGGCAGCCCTTTCTCGGGTAATGAGCGAATTCTTGGCTCTTCCCATGGGTTTACGATTAAACATACAGGTCCAAAAGGGGAAGTGAAGATCTCTCCCGAGCGTATGGAAGAATTTAAACGAGAATTAGTGAAACGGGCACCTCAGTTGGATGACCGTATGGAAGCAAAGGTAAGATAG
- a CDS encoding YwqH-like family protein: protein MSVEIMRSRVQSTENFIETANDKINRLRACRARLMGQEITMAHAKHTFKEPALTKDTWYGKHANEFDAEREAEVVNSYNDLLNEVGETIEKATREIQSTQEVINHQHSLLSDYRIGLERAIEREKER, encoded by the coding sequence GTGTCGGTTGAAATCATGCGAAGTCGAGTTCAATCAACAGAAAACTTTATTGAAACAGCGAATGATAAAATCAATCGTTTACGAGCATGCCGAGCTCGTTTAATGGGTCAAGAAATCACAATGGCGCATGCGAAGCACACATTTAAAGAACCAGCACTAACAAAAGATACGTGGTACGGTAAACATGCAAATGAATTTGATGCTGAACGAGAGGCTGAAGTTGTCAATTCGTATAATGATCTTTTAAACGAAGTAGGCGAAACAATAGAAAAAGCAACTAGAGAGATTCAGTCAACGCAAGAGGTGATTAACCATCAGCATAGCCTCTTAAGTGACTACAGAATTGGACTTGAACGAGCGATCGAGCGCGAAAAAGAAAGGTAG
- a CDS encoding serine hydrolase domain-containing protein — protein sequence MKKLLSLVIVSVMVSLYPSIGYAESLSTPSGIPTADIEETVDSIMEAYIEEDVPGASVSIVQNGEIVFQKGYGLANREKEQLVHPETTYMEAGSVSKLFTWTAIMQLVEEGQLTLDTDVRPYLKGGESALTYDEPITVAHLMTHTAGFEERVEDLTVYDPDHLVELEDYLAPERQPKQLYPPGDVVAYSNFSTNLAGYVVEELTGMAFADYVEQLILTPLEMEHSTFDVRYDRIPGLMDEKAVGYTKKGTEWVAKPTSYINDNPAGGLTTTTNDLAHFMIAHLNTEQSGSYVLFNDPQTLDTMHRTLYTPHPDMAGNAHGFWERQAGDYRVLEHGGNTDAFSALLSIVPDEQFGIAVMTNMDGEMAGARRELTDVLIGKSTETPEATDDVNHSEAVEGRYRSARSVETGPMKIMPFLSDGDSVISANQEGGITLSIAALGVELDYVETAPYLFEKVTEESSLLDNAGMNTDHLFFKTNDAGEVEQLSYGVIADELPISWLASPYVAYGIVGGAALFSLVGLVWGMVGFIRKRRHQTLITSLHRGVIAWSFVGVLTLGLFGTIVVQLASNPFQPWSNFTFYVIGFWLLLFAFLAVLYPIVKGWRKQKGFYLIKAFVVLLGCLLASLFSLLFFLNFLYL from the coding sequence ATGAAGAAACTACTTTCACTGGTGATTGTATCGGTCATGGTTTCCCTCTATCCTTCTATAGGATATGCGGAAAGTCTATCGACACCTTCTGGTATACCGACAGCTGACATTGAAGAAACCGTTGATTCGATTATGGAGGCTTACATTGAAGAAGACGTACCAGGAGCCTCTGTTTCGATTGTGCAAAATGGGGAGATTGTTTTTCAAAAAGGGTATGGGTTAGCCAATAGAGAGAAGGAACAACTGGTTCATCCTGAAACCACGTATATGGAAGCAGGTTCGGTATCTAAATTATTTACGTGGACTGCCATCATGCAATTGGTGGAAGAGGGGCAACTCACTCTTGATACCGATGTTCGACCGTATTTAAAGGGAGGGGAGTCAGCGCTCACCTATGATGAACCGATCACAGTGGCTCATTTGATGACCCATACAGCGGGATTTGAAGAACGAGTAGAGGATTTGACGGTTTACGATCCTGATCATCTAGTTGAATTGGAAGACTACTTAGCACCGGAAAGACAGCCGAAGCAACTGTATCCCCCTGGAGATGTGGTGGCTTACTCCAATTTTAGTACGAATCTTGCAGGTTATGTGGTTGAGGAATTGACAGGTATGGCTTTTGCTGATTATGTGGAGCAATTGATTTTAACGCCTTTAGAAATGGAGCACTCCACATTTGATGTGCGCTATGATCGCATTCCTGGTTTAATGGACGAGAAGGCAGTTGGATACACGAAAAAAGGTACGGAATGGGTCGCTAAACCAACTTCTTATATTAATGATAATCCGGCTGGTGGTTTGACGACGACGACAAATGACCTTGCTCATTTTATGATTGCACACTTAAATACAGAGCAATCTGGCTCGTACGTATTGTTTAACGACCCACAAACATTGGATACGATGCACCGGACACTATACACGCCCCATCCTGATATGGCAGGAAATGCACACGGGTTTTGGGAGCGTCAAGCAGGGGATTATCGTGTCTTAGAGCATGGTGGAAATACAGATGCGTTTAGCGCACTTCTTTCCATCGTACCTGATGAACAGTTTGGCATTGCCGTTATGACAAATATGGATGGTGAGATGGCAGGTGCGAGAAGAGAACTAACGGATGTTTTAATTGGGAAGTCGACAGAAACGCCAGAAGCGACAGATGATGTGAATCATAGTGAAGCAGTAGAGGGTCGCTACCGGTCTGCACGCTCTGTTGAAACAGGGCCAATGAAAATCATGCCTTTTCTCTCTGATGGTGACTCTGTTATTTCTGCTAATCAAGAGGGTGGGATTACGTTATCCATTGCTGCTCTCGGCGTAGAACTAGACTATGTGGAAACGGCTCCATACTTGTTTGAAAAAGTGACAGAAGAATCGTCTTTACTTGATAACGCTGGAATGAATACGGATCACTTATTCTTTAAAACGAACGATGCCGGTGAGGTGGAGCAATTATCGTATGGCGTCATTGCAGATGAATTACCGATATCGTGGCTAGCGTCACCTTATGTCGCTTATGGAATAGTAGGAGGCGCTGCACTGTTTTCACTTGTTGGTCTTGTATGGGGAATGGTTGGCTTTATCCGAAAAAGAAGGCACCAAACCCTCATCACTTCTTTGCATAGAGGGGTAATAGCGTGGTCTTTCGTTGGCGTTCTGACTCTTGGTCTTTTTGGCACCATTGTTGTTCAATTGGCAAGCAATCCGTTTCAGCCTTGGTCTAATTTCACCTTCTACGTAATCGGATTTTGGCTCCTTCTATTCGCCTTTCTCGCGGTGCTTTATCCAATTGTAAAAGGGTGGCGTAAGCAAAAAGGCTTCTACTTAATAAAGGCTTTCGTTGTGCTACTAGGCTGTTTATTGGCCAGTTTGTTTTCCTTGTTATTCTTTCTTAACTTTCTCTATCTCTAA
- a CDS encoding VOC family protein, whose amino-acid sequence MNAIAYLQFSGQAQEALDFYQDALQGTVKKVNFGSIPQDPSAPLSGEEQAMIMESQIAFSDKILMISDVLPSMQSVIGDVTRGTNVIISMIDGDDETNKRYFEKLSKGGTILMPISSVPWSSSFGMLIDKFGMTWKFNSDASSFLNRLV is encoded by the coding sequence ATGAACGCAATCGCATATTTACAATTTAGTGGGCAAGCACAAGAGGCACTCGATTTTTATCAAGATGCATTACAAGGAACCGTTAAGAAGGTGAACTTTGGTTCTATCCCGCAAGACCCTTCTGCTCCACTTAGTGGTGAAGAACAGGCGATGATTATGGAATCTCAAATCGCGTTTTCCGATAAGATCCTGATGATCTCTGACGTACTCCCTTCTATGCAAAGCGTCATAGGCGACGTAACAAGAGGAACCAACGTCATCATAAGCATGATTGATGGAGACGACGAAACGAATAAACGTTATTTTGAGAAGCTCTCAAAAGGTGGGACGATCCTAATGCCGATTTCTTCTGTTCCTTGGTCATCTAGTTTCGGTATGCTGATAGACAAGTTCGGGATGACGTGGAAATTCAATAGCGATGCAAGTAGCTTTTTGAATCGACTCGTTTAA
- a CDS encoding helix-turn-helix transcriptional regulator has product MQKVERLLSIIMILLKKEVVSASEFSQLFQVTKRTIQRDVETLSYANIPIYAKHGPSGGYALMEEYKFDKRLVNQKDIEHILVALDGFEQLTTNSAIQLTIQKIKGMSPTNLASKMDVTFYQSIGRSETNEELSYWMKAIDHHWLLAFDYVDQQGRITHRLVEPYKVQLREMHWYVVGFCLERNDFRTFKLTRITDMEKKGFFTPKTEQEVTRNQQMTKKDPVKPTVANVEIEIDIGVRDQFIERFGREAVVKKTKRTCMATISLPENTYAYQFLAGFGNRIKIIGPTSYRNGYTSFLREALALYE; this is encoded by the coding sequence ATGCAAAAAGTTGAAAGACTTCTTTCCATCATCATGATTCTGTTAAAAAAAGAGGTCGTGTCTGCATCAGAATTTAGTCAGCTCTTTCAAGTGACAAAACGTACGATTCAACGGGATGTGGAAACATTGAGTTATGCAAACATACCCATTTATGCAAAGCATGGCCCGAGTGGAGGGTATGCGCTAATGGAAGAATACAAATTTGATAAGCGGTTGGTGAATCAGAAAGACATTGAACATATCTTAGTGGCGTTAGATGGGTTTGAACAATTGACAACGAACAGCGCTATCCAGTTGACGATTCAGAAAATAAAGGGCATGAGTCCAACGAATCTAGCTTCAAAGATGGATGTGACGTTTTATCAGTCGATTGGGAGAAGTGAAACAAACGAAGAGCTGTCTTATTGGATGAAGGCGATTGATCACCATTGGTTACTAGCGTTTGATTATGTGGATCAACAAGGGCGAATCACCCATAGGCTCGTTGAACCGTATAAGGTTCAACTGAGGGAGATGCACTGGTATGTCGTGGGCTTTTGCCTAGAGCGTAATGATTTTCGAACATTTAAATTAACGAGAATAACAGATATGGAGAAGAAGGGCTTCTTTACCCCTAAAACGGAACAAGAAGTGACTCGAAATCAACAAATGACTAAGAAAGACCCTGTAAAACCTACTGTGGCGAATGTCGAAATTGAGATTGATATTGGTGTTCGAGATCAGTTCATTGAACGGTTTGGAAGAGAAGCTGTTGTGAAGAAGACAAAAAGAACGTGCATGGCGACCATTTCATTACCTGAGAACACATACGCGTATCAGTTTCTTGCGGGATTTGGGAACAGGATAAAAATCATTGGTCCTACCAGTTATCGTAATGGCTACACGT